From one Pyxidicoccus sp. MSG2 genomic stretch:
- a CDS encoding heavy metal translocating P-type ATPase, translated as MTTHHPPEVHAGHHPPHLPEGKGKDPVCGMFVDPHAAKGGSHVHEGHTYFFCNPKCREKFKAEPQKYLAPEPQPPPAPAPAGTAYICPMDPEVRQDHPGTCPKCGMALEPEQPVVQTRTEYVCPMHPQIVRPEPGTCPICGMALEPRTVTLEEAPDPEYLDMRRRFWVSLALSLPLFVLGMSEMIPGQPVQRLVPGPLMAWVQLALATPVVLWGGLPFFQRGWASVRNRHLNMFTLIALGTGAAYGFSVFATLFPGLLPHSFMGHGGQVPVYFEAAAVITTLVLLGQVLELRARHATSGALKALLGLAPKTARVLREDGREEDVALDRVHVGDRLRVRPGEKVPVDGVVLEGESAVDESMVTGEPIPSEKTPGSRVTGATVNGTGSFVMRAERVGRDTLLSQIVQRVAEAQRSRAPIQRLADTVSGWFVPAVVVIAVLTALVWGLWGPEPRLAHALVNAVAVLIIACPCALGLATPISIVVGMGRGAQAGVLIRDAAALEELAKVGTLIVDKTGTLTEGRPSLATVVPAPGFDEAQLLHLAGSIERGSEHPLASAIVKGAQERGAVLTEASGFKSVTGQGVTGRVGGAQVALGNARLLTGLGIEAGALVEKAEALRREGQTVMFVAVDGRPAGLLGVADPVKATTPEAVQQLRADGLRLVMLTGDSRTTAEAVARRLGIDEVHAEVRPEEKNALVKRLQAEGHVVAMAGDGVNDAPALAQANVGIAMGTGTDIAMESASVTLVKGDLRGIVRARRLSRGTVHNIRQNLFFAFIYNVLGVPIAAGVLYPFFGLLLSPMIASAAMSISSVSVITNALRLRRLDL; from the coding sequence ATGACGACCCATCACCCCCCAGAAGTCCACGCCGGGCACCACCCTCCGCACCTGCCGGAGGGCAAGGGGAAGGACCCCGTCTGCGGGATGTTCGTGGACCCCCATGCCGCGAAGGGTGGCAGCCACGTGCACGAGGGGCACACGTACTTCTTCTGCAACCCGAAGTGCCGCGAGAAGTTCAAGGCGGAGCCGCAGAAGTACCTCGCGCCCGAGCCCCAGCCGCCGCCGGCACCAGCCCCTGCGGGCACCGCGTACATCTGCCCGATGGACCCGGAGGTGCGCCAGGACCACCCTGGCACCTGCCCGAAGTGTGGAATGGCCCTGGAGCCCGAGCAGCCGGTCGTCCAGACGCGCACAGAGTACGTCTGCCCGATGCACCCGCAGATTGTCCGGCCCGAGCCTGGGACGTGCCCCATCTGCGGCATGGCGCTGGAGCCACGGACCGTCACCCTCGAGGAAGCGCCTGACCCGGAGTACCTCGACATGCGGCGGCGCTTCTGGGTGAGCCTCGCCCTCTCGCTCCCCCTGTTCGTGCTGGGCATGTCGGAGATGATTCCCGGCCAGCCCGTGCAGCGCCTCGTCCCAGGGCCGCTCATGGCCTGGGTGCAGCTCGCCCTGGCGACGCCCGTGGTGCTGTGGGGCGGCCTCCCCTTCTTCCAGCGGGGCTGGGCGTCGGTGCGCAACCGGCACCTCAACATGTTCACGCTGATTGCCCTGGGAACAGGCGCGGCCTACGGCTTCAGCGTCTTCGCCACCCTATTCCCGGGTCTCCTGCCCCACTCTTTCATGGGCCATGGGGGCCAGGTGCCCGTGTACTTCGAGGCCGCAGCGGTCATCACCACGCTGGTGCTGCTGGGCCAGGTGCTGGAGCTCCGGGCCCGCCATGCCACCTCAGGGGCATTGAAGGCGCTACTCGGGCTGGCTCCGAAGACGGCGCGGGTGCTGCGCGAGGACGGACGCGAGGAGGACGTGGCGCTCGACCGCGTGCACGTGGGTGACCGTCTCCGGGTCCGCCCGGGTGAGAAGGTGCCCGTGGATGGCGTCGTCCTGGAGGGCGAGAGCGCCGTGGACGAGTCGATGGTGACAGGTGAGCCCATTCCCTCCGAGAAGACGCCCGGCAGCCGGGTAACGGGGGCGACCGTCAATGGCACGGGCAGCTTCGTGATGCGGGCGGAGCGCGTCGGTCGCGACACCCTCCTCTCTCAAATCGTGCAGCGGGTGGCCGAGGCCCAGCGCAGCCGGGCCCCCATCCAGCGCCTAGCGGACACCGTCTCCGGGTGGTTCGTGCCCGCGGTGGTGGTCATCGCCGTCCTGACGGCGCTCGTCTGGGGCTTGTGGGGACCGGAGCCTCGGCTCGCCCACGCGCTGGTCAACGCGGTGGCCGTCCTCATCATCGCGTGCCCGTGCGCCCTGGGCCTGGCCACGCCCATCTCCATCGTGGTGGGCATGGGACGCGGCGCACAGGCCGGCGTCCTCATCCGGGACGCGGCGGCGCTCGAGGAGCTGGCGAAAGTGGGCACCCTCATCGTCGACAAGACGGGCACGCTCACCGAGGGCCGGCCGAGCCTCGCCACGGTGGTGCCGGCCCCCGGCTTCGACGAGGCGCAGCTGCTTCACCTGGCCGGAAGCATCGAGCGCGGGAGCGAGCACCCGCTCGCGTCCGCCATCGTGAAGGGCGCGCAGGAACGCGGTGCCGTCCTGACAGAGGCCAGCGGCTTCAAGTCCGTGACGGGCCAGGGCGTGACGGGGCGCGTGGGCGGTGCGCAGGTGGCGCTGGGGAACGCCCGGTTGCTCACCGGGCTTGGCATCGAGGCAGGGGCGCTCGTGGAGAAGGCGGAGGCACTGCGGCGGGAAGGTCAGACGGTGATGTTCGTCGCCGTGGATGGCAGGCCGGCCGGGCTCCTGGGCGTAGCGGACCCGGTGAAGGCCACCACGCCCGAGGCCGTCCAGCAGCTCCGGGCCGACGGGCTGCGCCTCGTGATGCTCACCGGCGACAGCCGGACGACGGCGGAAGCGGTGGCCCGCCGCCTGGGCATTGATGAGGTCCACGCCGAGGTGCGCCCGGAGGAGAAAAACGCGCTGGTGAAGCGCCTCCAGGCCGAGGGGCACGTGGTGGCCATGGCCGGAGACGGAGTGAACGATGCGCCCGCGCTCGCCCAGGCCAACGTGGGCATCGCGATGGGCACGGGCACCGACATCGCCATGGAGAGCGCCTCCGTCACGCTGGTGAAGGGTGACCTCCGCGGCATCGTCCGTGCCCGGCGCCTCAGCCGGGGCACCGTGCACAACATCCGCCAGAACCTCTTCTTCGCGTTCATCTACAACGTGCTCGGTGTCCCCATTGCCGCGGGGGTCCTCTACCCGTTTTTCGGACTGCTGCTGAGCCCCATGATTGCCAGCGCGGCGATGAGCATCTCGTCCGTGTCCGTCATCACCAACGCCCTGCGGCTGAGGCGGCTGGACCTCTGA
- a CDS encoding c-type cytochrome, whose translation MTLRRIVVGGLAVLGALTLILGVGGGVYGLTVARRGLSAREEPSALEAKVARAARSFSMPTGARELKNPLAPISAQALSEARAHWGDHCAICHAADGSGQTPIGQGLYPRAPDMRASPTQDLSDGELYWIIQNGIRLTGMPAWGQAHDGEGNTDSWALVGLIRRLPRLSPEELDEIKAAMPQSQHELNEKRLEDEFLKGQ comes from the coding sequence GTGACCTTGCGCCGTATCGTGGTGGGAGGACTGGCCGTGCTGGGTGCCCTGACGCTCATCCTGGGCGTGGGTGGCGGGGTGTATGGGCTGACCGTGGCGCGCCGCGGCCTCTCGGCCCGGGAGGAGCCCTCCGCGCTCGAAGCGAAGGTCGCGCGTGCGGCACGGAGCTTCAGCATGCCCACGGGTGCCCGGGAGCTGAAGAATCCGCTCGCGCCCATCTCGGCGCAGGCGCTCTCCGAGGCGCGAGCCCACTGGGGGGACCACTGCGCCATCTGCCACGCGGCGGATGGCAGCGGGCAGACGCCCATCGGCCAGGGGCTCTACCCGCGCGCCCCCGATATGCGTGCGTCCCCGACCCAGGACCTGAGCGATGGCGAGCTGTACTGGATCATCCAGAATGGCATCCGCCTGACGGGCATGCCCGCCTGGGGGCAAGCCCACGACGGAGAGGGGAACACCGACAGCTGGGCCCTCGTCGGGCTCATCCGCCGGCTGCCGCGTCTCAGCCCGGAAGAGCTCGACGAAATAAAGGCCGCCATGCCCCAGTCCCAGCATGAGCTCAACGAGAAGCGCCTGGAGGACGAGTTCCTCAAGGGACAGTAG
- a CDS encoding DUF5666 domain-containing protein yields the protein MKTQHLRTRLTGLAVLTLALLTPAMALAHGKDGVHVMGTVKEVKQNALVLETSDKKQQEVMTDPNTRYEKSGVAVTVSDVKPGERVVVHGMKMNNGQVHAQLVKFGKPPANGTAKPQGGTEPAPTPPAQGKGHEHSGH from the coding sequence ATGAAAACCCAGCACCTTCGTACCCGTCTCACCGGCCTCGCCGTACTCACCCTCGCCCTGCTGACGCCAGCTATGGCCCTCGCCCACGGCAAGGACGGCGTCCACGTCATGGGCACGGTGAAGGAGGTGAAGCAGAACGCGCTCGTGCTGGAGACGAGCGACAAGAAGCAGCAGGAGGTGATGACGGACCCCAACACCCGCTATGAGAAGAGCGGCGTGGCGGTCACCGTGTCCGACGTCAAGCCCGGCGAGCGCGTCGTCGTGCACGGCATGAAGATGAACAACGGCCAGGTACATGCGCAGTTGGTGAAGTTCGGCAAGCCGCCCGCCAATGGCACTGCAAAGCCGCAGGGTGGTACCGAGCCAGCCCCTACCCCACCGGCCCAGGGGAAGGGCCACGAGCATTCGGGACACTGA
- a CDS encoding efflux RND transporter permease subunit, translated as MFERFVEWCARKRGLMVAFALLLAILGGLALKASPLDAIPDLTDPQVIVFTEWMGRAPQLVEDQVTYPLVTSFVSAPRVKTVRGFSMFGMSFVYVIFEDGTDEYWARSRVLEYLAKVSGQLPDGVTPTLGPDATGSGWIFMYTLEDRSGKHDLQELRAFQDFNLRYALAQVPGVAEVASVGGYEKQYQVVVDPVRLAAYGVSLPEVTQAVQASNRDVGGRVIEWGGREYVFRGLGYVKSKEDLEQVVVKESPSGTPVRIQELGRVEVGAEIRRGLLEWDGEGETVGGIVVMRTGQNALDVIDGVKARLKELEPSLPEGVTVRIGYDRSELIREAVATLREALTEEMVVVLLFIALFLMHFRSALVAIITLPVAVLTSFIATYLTGVTLNIMSLGGIIIAIGDMVDATVVMVENAHRKLEQEGGRRPREEIIIDAAKELARPVFSSLLVIAVSFLPVFALQAQEGRLFHPLAYTKTFAMTAAAVLSVTVGPALMVMFIRGRIRPEASNPINRAAIAAYRPVLGFVLKHRAAVLGIAALVVVATAWPFFRLGSEFMPPLDEGSFLFMPVTLPNISIEEAKQVLQLQDRIIKSFPEVETVLGKAGRAETATDPAPLSMFETVIVLKPRSQWRQGMTREKLEAELMKALELPGIQNALTMPIRARVDMLTTGIRTPVGVKIFGDDLARNEEVGREIETRLRDVPGTRSVFADRETLGAYIDFIPDRKALARYGLQVMDVMNQVETAIGGMVVDQTIEGRQRFTVNVRYPRELRTDLAALERVLVPVRAGGGGSQGGGMAGMGGAGAGTTAGQAATQVPLAQLGRFEVRSGPPMIKDENASLVSYVFVDTSDSDLGGYVDRAKAAVADLKLPAGYRLQWTGQYEFLERIRERMAYLIPLTLLLVVGLLYFEFGRLSLTLLVMLSVPFAMVGSLWLLYALGFNTSVAVWVGMIALIGIAAETASVMVIYLEEAWKRWTREGRIQSPADLVPCALDGAVLRVRPLLMTVGMNLVGLAPVMLSRGTGADVMRRIAAPMVGGLISLTLLTLVIVPVAYVSLRAWGLRRHGHGGGPAARAS; from the coding sequence ATGTTCGAGAGATTCGTCGAATGGTGCGCTCGCAAGCGCGGGCTGATGGTGGCGTTCGCCCTGCTGCTGGCCATCCTGGGTGGGCTGGCGCTCAAGGCGAGCCCGTTGGATGCGATTCCGGACCTCACCGACCCCCAGGTCATCGTCTTCACCGAGTGGATGGGGCGCGCGCCCCAGCTGGTGGAGGACCAGGTGACGTACCCCCTGGTGACGAGCTTCGTCTCGGCACCGAGGGTGAAGACGGTGCGCGGCTTCTCCATGTTCGGGATGAGCTTCGTGTACGTCATCTTCGAGGATGGCACCGACGAGTACTGGGCCCGCAGCCGCGTGCTTGAGTACCTGGCCAAGGTCTCCGGTCAGCTCCCGGACGGCGTGACGCCCACGCTGGGGCCGGATGCCACCGGCAGTGGCTGGATCTTCATGTACACGCTGGAGGACCGCAGCGGGAAGCATGACCTGCAAGAGCTGCGCGCCTTCCAGGACTTCAACCTCCGCTACGCGCTGGCCCAGGTGCCAGGCGTGGCCGAAGTGGCCTCGGTGGGCGGCTACGAGAAGCAGTACCAGGTGGTGGTGGACCCGGTGCGGCTGGCCGCCTATGGCGTCAGCCTGCCGGAGGTGACGCAGGCGGTGCAGGCGAGCAACCGCGACGTGGGCGGGCGCGTCATCGAGTGGGGCGGCCGGGAATACGTCTTCCGCGGGCTGGGCTACGTGAAGTCCAAGGAGGACCTCGAGCAGGTGGTGGTGAAGGAGAGCCCGTCTGGGACTCCCGTCCGCATCCAGGAGCTGGGCCGGGTGGAGGTGGGAGCGGAAATCCGGCGCGGCTTGCTCGAGTGGGACGGGGAAGGGGAGACGGTGGGCGGCATCGTGGTGATGCGCACCGGGCAGAACGCGCTGGACGTCATCGACGGCGTGAAGGCCCGGCTGAAGGAGCTGGAGCCTTCACTGCCCGAGGGTGTCACCGTCCGCATCGGCTATGACCGCTCGGAGCTCATCCGCGAGGCGGTGGCCACCCTGCGCGAGGCGCTCACAGAGGAGATGGTGGTGGTGCTCCTCTTCATCGCGCTGTTCCTCATGCACTTCCGCAGCGCGCTGGTGGCCATCATCACGCTGCCGGTGGCGGTGCTCACATCCTTCATCGCCACGTACCTCACCGGCGTGACGCTCAACATCATGTCGCTGGGCGGCATCATCATCGCCATCGGGGACATGGTGGATGCCACGGTGGTGATGGTGGAGAACGCGCACCGCAAGCTGGAGCAGGAGGGCGGGCGCCGGCCGCGCGAGGAGATCATCATCGACGCGGCGAAGGAGCTGGCGCGGCCCGTCTTCAGCTCGCTGCTGGTCATCGCGGTCAGCTTCCTGCCCGTCTTCGCGTTGCAGGCCCAGGAGGGGCGGTTGTTCCACCCGCTGGCGTACACGAAGACGTTCGCCATGACGGCGGCGGCGGTGCTGAGTGTCACCGTGGGGCCGGCGCTGATGGTGATGTTCATCCGGGGCCGCATCCGCCCCGAGGCATCCAACCCCATCAACCGGGCCGCCATCGCCGCCTACCGGCCGGTGCTCGGCTTCGTGTTGAAGCACCGGGCAGCGGTGCTCGGCATCGCCGCGCTGGTGGTGGTGGCTACCGCGTGGCCCTTCTTCCGGCTGGGCTCGGAGTTCATGCCACCGCTGGATGAAGGGTCCTTCCTCTTCATGCCGGTGACGCTGCCCAACATCTCCATCGAGGAGGCCAAGCAGGTCCTCCAGCTCCAGGACCGCATCATCAAGTCCTTCCCGGAGGTGGAAACGGTGCTGGGCAAGGCTGGACGCGCGGAGACGGCTACGGACCCTGCGCCGCTCTCCATGTTCGAGACGGTCATCGTCCTCAAGCCGCGCTCACAGTGGCGGCAGGGGATGACGCGCGAGAAGCTGGAGGCGGAACTGATGAAGGCGCTGGAGCTGCCGGGCATCCAGAACGCCCTGACCATGCCCATCCGGGCCCGGGTGGACATGCTCACCACCGGCATCCGCACTCCGGTGGGCGTGAAGATCTTCGGCGATGACCTGGCGCGGAACGAGGAAGTGGGCCGGGAGATCGAGACCCGCCTGCGCGATGTGCCGGGGACGCGCAGCGTCTTCGCCGACCGCGAGACGTTGGGCGCGTACATCGACTTCATTCCCGACCGGAAGGCGCTGGCTCGCTACGGCCTCCAGGTGATGGACGTGATGAACCAGGTGGAGACGGCCATCGGCGGCATGGTGGTGGACCAGACCATCGAGGGGCGCCAGCGGTTCACCGTCAACGTGCGCTATCCCCGGGAGTTGCGCACCGACCTCGCGGCTCTGGAGCGCGTGCTGGTGCCGGTGCGGGCGGGTGGGGGCGGGAGCCAGGGTGGCGGCATGGCGGGGATGGGCGGTGCCGGGGCCGGGACGACGGCAGGGCAGGCGGCCACCCAGGTGCCGCTCGCACAGCTCGGGCGGTTCGAGGTGCGCAGCGGCCCGCCGATGATCAAGGACGAGAACGCGTCGCTGGTGAGCTACGTCTTCGTGGACACGAGTGACTCCGACCTCGGCGGGTACGTGGACCGGGCCAAGGCGGCGGTGGCCGACCTGAAGCTACCCGCTGGCTACCGGCTCCAGTGGACGGGCCAGTACGAGTTCCTCGAACGCATCCGCGAGCGAATGGCGTACCTCATCCCCCTGACGCTGCTGCTGGTGGTGGGGCTGCTGTACTTCGAGTTCGGCCGGCTGTCCCTCACGCTGCTGGTGATGCTGTCGGTGCCCTTCGCCATGGTGGGGAGCCTCTGGCTGCTGTACGCGCTGGGCTTCAACACCAGCGTGGCGGTGTGGGTGGGGATGATTGCCCTCATTGGCATCGCGGCGGAGACGGCCTCCGTCATGGTCATCTACCTGGAGGAGGCCTGGAAGCGCTGGACGCGGGAAGGGCGCATCCAGAGCCCCGCGGACCTGGTGCCGTGCGCACTGGACGGCGCGGTGCTGCGGGTGCGTCCCCTGCTGATGACGGTGGGGATGAACCTCGTGGGGCTCGCCCCGGTGATGCTCTCCCGCGGCACCGGCGCGGACGTGATGCGGCGCATCGCCGCTCCCATGGTGGGCGGGCTCATCTCCCTAACCCTGCTGACGCTCGTCATCGTGCCGGTGGCCTACGTCAGCCTGCGGGCCTGGGGACTCCGGCGGCACGGTCATGGCGGAGGGCCGGCCGCCCGCGCCTCTTGA
- a CDS encoding efflux RND transporter periplasmic adaptor subunit codes for MRTHWTALLLLLGSTAMGQTGHAGHGAPEQPPPAAEHEGHTRPAPSGSPQGHGREAPGRIPEGYAEVQVAPDRQQLIGLKVAKAERGKLTGTVRASAIVQPDETREAHVHSKLMGWVQELFVNAVGQPVKKGQPLYSLYSQELLAAQQEYLRAKATNAELAAAARARLRLWDVPDDQVKRIERDGPQKAIVFRSPIDGTVIDKQVLTGHYVEPEMLLYRIADLSRVWVLADVYEFEVNRLDRNGLARVEVQGVAEPVQARVDYVYPTVDPVSRTVKVRLVVPNPLGTLRPGSFATVELPTTPTEALWVPEEAVVDTGTRQVVYVALGQGRFRPTLVKVGRRAGNRVEIRDGLSQGEAVVVSAQFLIDSESRLRGTTQPKGHGGH; via the coding sequence ATGAGGACGCATTGGACGGCGCTCCTGCTCCTACTGGGGAGCACCGCGATGGGCCAGACCGGCCATGCCGGGCATGGCGCCCCGGAGCAGCCTCCGCCCGCGGCGGAGCATGAGGGGCACACCCGGCCAGCTCCCTCGGGTAGCCCCCAGGGCCACGGGCGCGAGGCTCCCGGGAGGATTCCGGAAGGCTATGCGGAGGTGCAGGTTGCGCCGGACCGCCAGCAGCTCATCGGCCTCAAGGTGGCGAAGGCCGAGCGCGGGAAGCTCACCGGGACGGTGCGCGCCTCCGCCATCGTCCAGCCAGACGAGACGCGCGAGGCGCACGTGCACTCCAAGCTGATGGGCTGGGTGCAGGAGCTGTTCGTCAACGCGGTGGGGCAGCCGGTGAAGAAGGGCCAGCCATTGTATTCGCTCTACTCGCAGGAACTGCTCGCCGCCCAGCAGGAATACCTGCGTGCGAAGGCCACCAACGCGGAGCTGGCGGCCGCGGCGCGCGCCCGGCTGCGGCTGTGGGATGTCCCCGACGACCAGGTGAAGCGGATTGAACGCGATGGGCCCCAGAAGGCCATCGTCTTCCGCTCGCCCATCGACGGCACCGTCATCGACAAGCAGGTCCTGACCGGACACTACGTGGAGCCGGAGATGCTCCTCTACCGCATCGCGGACCTCTCGCGGGTGTGGGTGCTGGCGGATGTGTACGAGTTCGAGGTGAACCGGCTGGACCGCAACGGGCTCGCGCGCGTGGAGGTCCAGGGTGTCGCCGAGCCGGTGCAGGCCCGGGTGGACTACGTCTACCCCACGGTGGACCCGGTGAGCCGCACGGTGAAGGTGCGCCTCGTGGTGCCCAATCCCCTGGGCACGCTGCGCCCGGGGAGCTTCGCCACGGTGGAACTGCCCACCACGCCCACCGAGGCCCTGTGGGTGCCGGAGGAGGCGGTCGTGGACACGGGCACGCGGCAGGTCGTCTATGTGGCGCTCGGCCAGGGCCGCTTCCGGCCCACCCTGGTGAAGGTGGGGCGGCGTGCAGGCAATCGCGTGGAGATCCGCGACGGCCTCTCCCAGGGGGAGGCCGTGGTGGTCAGCGCGCAGTTCCTCATCGACAGCGAGAGCCGGCTGCGCGGCACGACCCAGCCCAAGGGGCACGGGGGCCACTGA
- a CDS encoding TolC family protein, protein MLSFLLITLVAAAPAEPPALELDALLAEVATRAPQLQAQRAAVEVARARIGIEGAWEDPTVEVMAESIPLRGGEDAPMPMLTWSFTQPLNIFGRRRLAKEAARAQLQAEQARTRRVGWDVRTQALEVFLELWMNQEMRALLDRQIATLERMKAAAKARYVAGLMMGHHDFLRAQAELAAMQAEKASLDSEREAMAAMLNALRGHPLDEPVGEVALPGRAPLPDMESLLARSEERPELEAMRWMRAEMESRRTLAQRMYLPMPMVSSFYEQRFSGMPDSVGGIIGFTVPLWWFDRQRNEVRMADAMVQRAQRDLEAMEVMTRTDLRMAWSRARAADLTLQALEETALPRMRETVAASESAYVSGSADFLSLLEATMARQRLEADRLRAVVRREAARYELERLLGASAAPEEKR, encoded by the coding sequence ATGCTTTCGTTCCTGCTCATCACGCTGGTTGCCGCCGCCCCGGCTGAACCTCCAGCCCTGGAACTGGATGCGCTGCTGGCTGAGGTCGCCACGCGCGCGCCGCAGCTCCAAGCACAGCGGGCCGCGGTGGAGGTCGCGCGCGCTCGCATCGGCATTGAGGGGGCCTGGGAAGACCCCACCGTGGAGGTGATGGCCGAGAGCATCCCGCTACGGGGCGGCGAGGACGCGCCGATGCCGATGCTGACGTGGAGCTTCACCCAGCCGCTCAACATCTTCGGCCGCAGGCGGCTGGCGAAGGAGGCCGCGCGGGCGCAGCTCCAGGCCGAGCAGGCCCGGACACGCCGCGTGGGCTGGGATGTTCGCACCCAGGCGTTGGAGGTCTTCCTGGAGCTGTGGATGAACCAGGAGATGCGCGCCCTGCTGGACCGGCAGATCGCGACGCTGGAGCGGATGAAGGCAGCCGCCAAGGCCCGCTATGTCGCCGGGTTGATGATGGGGCACCACGACTTCCTGCGGGCCCAGGCGGAGCTGGCGGCGATGCAGGCCGAGAAGGCTTCCCTGGACAGCGAGCGCGAGGCCATGGCCGCCATGCTCAATGCGCTGCGCGGACACCCTCTGGATGAACCCGTCGGCGAGGTGGCGCTGCCCGGACGCGCGCCGCTACCAGATATGGAGTCGCTGCTCGCGCGCTCGGAGGAGCGCCCGGAACTGGAGGCGATGCGGTGGATGCGCGCGGAGATGGAGAGCCGCCGGACGCTCGCGCAGCGCATGTACCTGCCCATGCCGATGGTGTCCAGCTTCTACGAGCAGCGCTTCAGCGGCATGCCGGACTCGGTGGGAGGAATCATCGGCTTCACCGTCCCGCTGTGGTGGTTCGACCGGCAGCGCAACGAGGTGCGCATGGCCGACGCCATGGTGCAGCGCGCGCAGCGGGACCTGGAAGCCATGGAGGTGATGACCCGAACGGACCTGCGCATGGCGTGGAGCCGGGCACGAGCGGCGGACCTGACCCTCCAGGCATTGGAGGAAACGGCGCTGCCGCGCATGCGCGAGACGGTGGCCGCGAGCGAGTCCGCCTACGTCAGCGGCTCGGCGGACTTCCTGTCGCTGCTGGAGGCCACCATGGCCCGTCAGCGGCTCGAGGCCGACCGGTTGCGGGCGGTGGTTCGGCGGGAGGCTGCCCGCTACGAGCTGGAGCGGCTGCTGGGGGCGTCCGCCGCCCCGGAGGAGAAGCGATGA
- the galT gene encoding galactose-1-phosphate uridylyltransferase → MSQFRQSPFTKEWVLLAPERAVRPRSTHAAPARTPSEHFVPSCPFCPGNESLTPPERLRVTAPGGEGWLLRVVPNRYPALTEEGPLERQHRAGRRSLAGVGFHEVLIETPDHALTSALLPEAHVAAILRAYRDRFARLSEDPRIAHVTLFKNHGREAGTSLAHPHSQVIAAPVISSWLRTRLYEARRHWDESGTCVFCEVMREELTAGERIVETSEHFVASAPFASAAPFQVHIYPRRHTASFGDISEPELDGLAKMLRSVLRRLYFGLGNPDFNYVIETAPAEEARVRYYHWHVRLIPRITEVAGFELGSGIAINTVAPEDAAEFLRNVDVESMGPRSIT, encoded by the coding sequence ATGTCCCAGTTCCGGCAGAGTCCCTTCACCAAGGAGTGGGTCCTTCTTGCGCCCGAACGCGCGGTCCGCCCGCGTTCGACGCATGCGGCGCCTGCGCGAACGCCGTCCGAGCACTTCGTGCCCTCCTGCCCCTTCTGTCCGGGGAACGAATCCCTCACTCCGCCAGAGCGCTTGCGCGTGACGGCCCCCGGAGGAGAGGGGTGGCTGCTGCGTGTCGTCCCGAATAGATATCCCGCGCTCACGGAGGAAGGCCCACTGGAGCGGCAGCACCGTGCCGGGCGGCGCAGCCTCGCGGGGGTGGGCTTCCACGAGGTGCTCATCGAGACACCCGACCACGCGCTCACCTCCGCGCTTCTGCCCGAGGCGCACGTCGCGGCCATTCTGCGAGCGTACCGGGACCGCTTCGCACGGCTGAGCGAGGACCCGCGTATCGCCCACGTCACCCTCTTCAAGAACCATGGCCGCGAGGCCGGCACCAGCCTCGCGCATCCGCACTCGCAGGTCATCGCGGCGCCGGTCATCTCCTCGTGGCTGCGCACGCGGCTCTATGAGGCACGCCGCCACTGGGACGAGTCCGGAACGTGCGTCTTCTGCGAGGTGATGCGGGAGGAGCTCACGGCCGGAGAGCGCATCGTGGAGACGAGCGAGCACTTTGTCGCCTCGGCCCCCTTCGCCTCGGCCGCACCCTTCCAGGTGCACATCTACCCGAGGCGCCACACGGCGTCTTTCGGAGACATCTCCGAGCCGGAACTGGACGGGCTGGCGAAGATGCTGCGCTCCGTCCTGCGCCGGCTCTACTTCGGCCTGGGCAATCCCGACTTCAACTACGTCATCGAGACCGCGCCAGCCGAGGAGGCGCGCGTCCGGTACTACCACTGGCACGTGCGCCTCATCCCGCGCATCACCGAGGTGGCGGGCTTCGAGCTGGGCTCGGGCATCGCCATCAACACCGTCGCGCCGGAGGACGCGGCCGAGTTCCTGCGCAACGTGGACGTGGAGTCGATGGGCCCACGGTCCATCACCTGA